GGAGGCCTGGGCGCGGCTGGGCCTGGCCTTGATGGCGCTGAACCGCCTGGGTGAGGCGGGCGACGCGCTGCGCCAGGCCGACGCGCTGACGGATCCGGCCGCGATGGATGAAGAGGCCACAGAAATCCTGATCAACCTGGGCTTCGTGGAAACCCGCCTGGGCCGTTTCGACGTGGCGGCGGCGGTCCTAGACCGCGCCCTGGCGCTGGCACCGGCAAGGCCCGAGGCCCTGAACCATCTGGGCATCCTGCACCATGCCCAGGGCCGGCTGGACGCGGCAGCGGCCGCGTTTCGGCGGGCCATGGCGGCCGGTCCGGCCGACCACCGCGCGCCGACCAACCTGGCCACGGTCCTGAAGGACCAGGGCGATGACGCGCAGGCGGAAACACTGTACGCCCAGGCGCTGGCCCTGGCGCCGGATGAGCCGGCCGTCCACTGGCAGCGCGCCCTGGCGCGGCTGATGGCCGGCGACTTCGCGGCGGGGTGGGCCGGTTATGAATGGCGTGGGCGGGCCGGCCAGGTGCCGCCGCCGGCCCCCGGCCTGGACCTGATCCCGGAATGGCGCGATCCGGGGATGGTCCCCCGGGGCCGCCTGCTGCTGCACGCCGAACAGGGCCACGGCGACACCCTGCAATTCGCCCGCTACGCTCCGCTGCTGGCCGCCGCCGGGGGCCCCACCAAGGTGGGCCTCATGGTGCAGCCGGCGCTGGCGCGCCTGATGACCGGCAGTTTCCCCGGTGTGACCGTCCTGCCGTCGGACACGGCGATCGATCCGGCCGATTGGGACATCCGCGCGCCGCTGATGGGCCTGCCCCACCGGCTGGGCACCACCCTGGACACCATCCCCGTCACCTGCCCCTATCTGGTGCCGCCGGCCGAAGCCGCCGCAACCTGGCGGGACCGGCTGGCGAGTATGGCGCCGGCGGGGGTGCGAAACGTGGGCCTGGTCTGGGCCGGCGACGCGCGGGAGGACGACCCGGTGTCCGCCCTGATCGACCGCCGGCGCAGCCTGCCGCTGACCGCGCTGGCGCCGCTGGGGCACACCGGCAGGGGAAACACACTGCGCTTCATCAGCCTGCAGAAGGGCCGCCCAGCCAGCCAGGCGTCGATGGCACCCTTCCCCCTGGTTGATTGGACGGCGGAGCTTGGGGACTTCGCCGACACCGCAGCCCTGGTCTCAAACCTGGATCTGGTGATCACCGTGGACACGGCGGTGGCCCATCTGGCCGGCGCGCTGGGCCGCCCGGTCTGGGTCCTGTCGCGGACCGATGGCTGCTGGCGCTGGTTGCGGAACCGGACGGACAGTCCCTGGTACCCCACCATGCGTTTGTACCGTCAGGCGGCGTGGGATGATTGGGGGGCCACCATCACCGAAGTGGCCGATGATCTTGCGGCCTTCACCCGCCTGCCGACGGGGCCCGCGCCACAGCCTTAAGGCGGTATTACGACCGTTCCATCACAACCCGGAATCGCGTGCCGGGTGCCATGCCACCCTATCCTAACGGTAGAGTTGCGAAAAAACTTTGGCGAACGGCGACAATTTTGTTAAAGTTCCACTTGAAAAACCAGCCGTGGCGTGATCCGCGGCTTCCCGACCACCGCCGAATCTGGCCTTTCCCCTTGGGAATCAGCCGGGTCCGTTGATGGGATAAGGGAACCGAACCGATGTTTTCCAAACGATCCATGACGCCCCTGCGTGGGGTGGCATGGGGAACGGCTGACCTTTGTCCCCCAACCAAGGACCGACGTCCATGGCATTGGATGGCGTATTAAGCGTAGGCGGCATTTATTCCCAGGCCACCAGTGGCATGGGCATAGGCGCGCTTGGCTATGGCGGGACCGACGCGGTCGCCGCCACCGCGGCAACGGCGGCCCAGGGCGCGACCGCGGCTATCGCGCACGCGGTGGCCCCCGCCTTCATCAGCCCCATCACCACCTATGACAGCCAGGCCGCCATCGCGGTGACGGAATTCCGTGACAGCGTGACCGGCGCGGTCGATTACCAGCTGCCCTCCCGCCAGGTGGTGGAACAGTACCGGCTGCGCGCCACGGGCGCCCCGCGTTACCAAGTGGGCGAAGGCCTGTTGCCGGGCGAAGTGGCCGGCAACACGACACTGCAAAAGACCGGACAGGGAACCACGTCCTCCGACGCCAGCGGCCAAGGTACGGCGAATTCCGGCTCAGGTTCCGGAACGCTGGGCTTTGGAACTCCAGGCACGACGACGGTTGCGACGACGGTCGCCGGCGCGTCCACGCCCGCCTTCGGCAGTGGCGGCAGCACCGGGTCCGGGACGGGCGGAAGCGCCGGTGGCAGTACGGGGGGTGGGTTGGTCAGCCCCACGGTCGCGGCTGTGACCCTGGGTGCCGCGGCCGCCTCCGTCGGCGTCAATCTGGTCGCCTGACTTCCCTTTTCGGCACGGACATTTTCGCCGCCCACCCCATGCCCGCGCGCGCCACCAGGCCCGTGCGGGTTTTGCGTTTTTGCTTTGAACCTCGGTCGGCAATTCTGCATCTGATGGGGACGAACAGCCCCATCCCAGGAACCGTACCCCATGGCCACTGTCGAGAAAGCGCTGAAGCTGGCGCTGGAGCATCGTGATGCCGGCCGCCTGGCGGACGCGATGGCGGTCCTGACGGAGGTCCTGCACTTGGCCCCCCCGGGCCACCCGCAAGTGGCGGAGGCGCGCCGCGCCCTGTCGCGCATCCTGGTCGGCCGGGCAGCCCCGCTGGCGGATGAGGGCCGCGCCGTGGAGGCCCTGCCGCTTTATCAACAGTCGGTGGCGGTGCTGCGTGACGGCGGTCTGCCACCGGAACCTGAGCTTTGGAACGGCCTGGGTGCCTGTCTGCTGCAGGCCAGGCGCGCGGATGAAGCGGCGGACGCCTTCCGTGGGGCGATCACCGCCGACCCCCGCTATGCCGAGGCTTATTCCAACCTGGGCAACGCCCTGAAGGCACTGAAGCAGTTGGACGCCGCCGTGGCCACCTATCGCAAGGCGCTGCAACTTTACCCCAATGCCGCCGAGATCCACACCAACCTGGGCACGGCGCTGGCGGAATTGAAACGTCCCGCCGAAGCGCTGGCCGCGTATGAAGAGGCGGTGCGCCTAAGCCCCGGCTTCGTCGGCGGCTGGCTGAATGTGGGCATGGGACGGCGGGCCATGGGCGACCTGGACGGCGCGGTCACCGCCTATCACCGAGCGCTGGCCCTGGACCCCGCCTTTTTCCGCGCCTGGACCGCGCTGGGGGTCAGCCTGTACGATTTGGGCCGGTTCGACGAGGCCATTGCCGCCGCCGAAAAGTCCCTGGCCCTGAAACCCGATGGTGTGGAGGCCAACTGGAACCTGGCGCTGGCGCAGCTGCTGCTGGGCCGATTCCAGGAGGGGTGGCCCCGCTATGAGTGGCGGCGCCACAGCCGCACCACCCCCCTGCGCACCTTCGACAGGCCGGACTGGAACGGCCAGCCCTTTCCCGGCCGCACCCTGCTGGTCCATGTCGAGCAGGGACTGGGCGACGTGCTGATGGCCGCGCGCTATCTGCCCCTGGCGGCCGCACTGGGCGGAAAGGTGGTGATGGAGGCGCCGCCGGAGTTGGCAAGCCTGCTGGCCAGCCTGACACGGACGGGAAATATCGAACTGGCGCCCACGGGCCGGGCCCTGCCGCCCTTCGACCTGCAATGCCCGATCATGAGCCTGCCCGGACTGTTCCGCGCCGGCCTGGCCCCCATCCCGGCCGACGTGCCTTATCTGGCGGTGGACGAGGCCCGGCGCGACCGCTGGCGGGGGCGGCTGGCGGGCACCACCAGCGGGGCCCTGAAGGTCGGGCTGGTCTGGGCCGGCAACCCCGGCTTCACCGGCGACCGCTGGCGCTCCCCCCGCCTGCCCGCCTTCGCGCCGGTGCTGGCGGTGCCGGGGGTGCATTTCTTCGGCCTGCAGATGGGCGACGGCCGCCGCGACCTGGACGGCACCCGCCTGCCCGATGCCTTCACCGACCTGGGCGCCGAGATCGGCGACATGGCCGATACCGCCGCCATCCTGGGCGAACTGGATCTGCTGATCAGTTCGTGCACCGCACCCGTGCACCTGGCGGGCGCCCTGGGCCGGCCGGTATGGGTGGTGCTGCCCCGGGCGCCGGACTGGCGCTGGGGCCTGGACCGGCCCGACAGCGCCTGGTATCCCACGGCCCGCCTGTACCGCCAGCCGGTCCGCGGCGATTGGGCGACGGTGATGAATGATGTGGCGGAAAATCTTTCCTGCCACGTTAAGGAAATGGCAAGGGATGGGGTGTATTTCTAAGACACCCCAAGGTTCCCGGAAGGGCAGCGCGAGAGTTTGGACGAAATCGTCTAAAATTTTATCTTTCTCGCCTTGACTCCCCGGCCCAAACGGTTCATCTCTGAATTGTCCGAAAAATTCGGGCAAACATACCCTCCAAAGGAGCAATCATTATGGCCACCGATTCCGTTTCCCTCTCGTCTGCCATGCGGTCCAACCTGCTGCTGCTGCAGCAGACCACGACCTCTGCCAACAAGCTGGAAACCCAGCTGTCGACCGGCAACAAGGTGAATTCTGCCCTTGACGGTCCGACCGCCTATTTTGCCGCGCAGAGCCTGAACCAGCGCGCCAGCGATCTGTCCACGCTGAAGGACTCGATGACCCAGGCCGTCAGCACCATCAAGGCTGGCAACCAGGGCATCACCTCCATCCAGGACATGGTCACCCAGGCGCAGGGCCTGCTGACCACCGCCTATGCCAACCTGGGTTCGGACGCCAGCTCGGTCTCGACCCGTAAGTCCCTGGCCACCCAGTTCAACGCGATCAAGGATCAGATCGACAAGCTGGCTGGCGACAGCGGCTATTCGGGCAAGAACCTGGTCGCCGGTAACGGCCAGTCCTTCGCCGCTTCGTCCACGTCGGTTGCCTCGGCGAACTCCATCACCGCGATTTCCAACGCCAAGGTGACCAACATCACCTCGGCCGACACCTACTCGTTGCGTGTCAGCGGCACGGGTGCCGTCACCGGCTCCGCCGGCGACATCGCCGACACCGAGACCAACCGTGGCCTGTTCGGCCTGAAGGTTTCCGGCACGCTGAGCAGCACCGCCGGCAACTTCTCCGACATTTCCGTCCAGATCCGCGGCTCGGTCGGTCAGACCCGCAGCGTGGTCGTCACGGAAGGCGACGAGTCGCGTACCATCAACTTCTTCGACAACACCCAGTCGGCCACCAACACCCTGCAGGCCGCCGGCAGTTCCGGCGTCGCGCAGAAGTCGCAGGTGACGATCACGGGCAACGTCGATGAAGGCGATACCTTCACCGCCACGGTGAACGGCCGCACCTTCACGTACACCGCCTCGGCGGGCGACGTGTCGGCGGCGGACCCCACCACCCGTCAGGCCAGCATCGCTTCCGGCCTGCAGAACGTCGTTAAAAACGGCCTACAGGCGTCGGGCTTCACCGTCGGCACCGCCAGCGGCGGCAGCTTCACCATCACCGCGTCGGGCACCACCGGCACGGCCAATTCCTTCACGCTGGGCACCTCGGCCTCCAACGCGCTGACCAAGGACATCTCCTTGTCCTTCTCGTCGGGCACCGTGGTGTCGTTCACCATCGACCGCGCATCCCTGGAAGCCCTGGGCACCGCGGGCAATGGCACGTCCACCATCGAGAAGAACGTTGACATCGCCGTCACCGCGACGGACCTGAACGGCGTGTCCATCACCCGTTCCGGCGACAACGAACGGGGCAGCGCCAAGCTGTCGGATGGTGAAAACGCCTTCGCGTTCGACTCCGGTACCGTCCGCCTGAATGTCGCCTCGGCGAACATTCTGCAGGCGGCCAGCGCCAACGGGGCGGCCAACCTGACCACCGCGCAGACCACGGCGGCCGGGACGACCAACGACCTGTCGGTGCAGTTCAATGAGACCAACACCAGCGGCCTGACCGTGGCGGCGACCAACGTCACCACTTCCGGCCAGGGCCTCGCCATCGACTATGCCCAGAACGATTTCCTGGATCGTTCGGACATCGACAAGGCGTCGGCTCAGCTGACCAACGCCACCAACGTTCTGCGCGCTGCCTCTCAGACGCTCAGCACCAACCTGAACATCATTCAGACCCGTTCGGATTTCACCGACGCGTTCAACAATGTGTTGCAGGACGGCGCCGACAGCCTGACGCAGGTCGACCAGAACTCGGCTGGCGCCCAGTTGCTGGCCCTGCAGACCAAGCAGTCCCTGGGTACGACGACCCTGTCCCTGGCCAACCAGGCTCAGCAGTCGATCCTCAAGCTGTTCTAATCTGCGGTTTGACATCTGGAAGTACGGGGGTGGCGGACGGCAACGTCCGCCACCTTCTTTTTTGGGCGCGCCTTCGGGTGCATCACCGCCATAGAGGTCCTATTTTCCGCGGGACATTCTTCGGACGGTGGCGGTTTTTTGGTGACCGGACGGGGTCCCGTGCCGTAATTCCTGAGATCCGCCGGATCCGAATGCGCCCGGCGCCGACGGCCCGGCCGTCAAAGAGTGGGTGTCCCCCCAAGCGTTCAAGGAAGGAATGCACGGTGCCGCTGAAGCTGGTCCTACGCCCCGGTGAAAAGTTGATCGTGAACGGCGCCGTCATCGGCGTCGGCGATCATCCCGTGTCGCTGTTCTTCTACAACAAAGTCAATTTCCTGCGCGGCCGGGAAATCCTGAAGGAAGAGAACTGCGACACCATCGAGAAGCGGCTCTATTTCATCATCCAGCTGATCTACATCTTCCCCGAGGACGCGGCCACCAACCTGGTGCATTTCGGCGCCATCCTGGAAGAGGCCCGCGCCCAGCACCCCGAGAAGAACGGGCTGTTCGATGAGGTCCAGACCCTGGTGCAGGAGGGCAACAACTACCGTGCCCTGAAGCTGTGCCGGAAGCTGTTCGACATCAAGGAAACCAACGGCGATCCCGCGCCGGCGCAGCAGCCCAAGCCACCGGTGGAGGTGGTGCGCCGCCGCCGCAAGGCACCGGCCCCCGCCGAGGAATGACGCGCAGCGGCACTCATGCCGCTGTAGCCCGCGACCGCGGGCGCCGGAAGTTTTCGGGGAGCCGAAGGCGGACTGAAAACTGAGGATCAGCCCAGCGGCCGGATGGCCGCGCCCGGCGCTTGAGGAGACGGTAAAATAATCGTCTCGCACACGGCCAGCGGCCCCAGGGTGGCCGCGGCCGTGGCCCAGGACCAACCCACACCGAATCCCGACAGCAGCAGCCGCAGGGGCCCGGCCTTCAGGTCCTCCGCCACCGCGTGGGTCAGCGCCAGGGGTACCGACGCCGAACTGGTGTTGCCGTGCCGGGCCAGCGCCAGCACCAGCCGCCGCTCGTCCGCGCCGATCTTCTGGCCCAGGCGGCGGATCATCATCTCATTCGCCTGATGCAGGACGAAACGGTCAACGTCGGCGGCATCCCAGCCGGCGGCATCCAGGGTGGTGGCGATGGCGGCCGGCACCTCACGCAAAGTGAAGGCGAAGACCTGGGTGCCGTCCATGAACAGGCGAGGCGGCGTGCCGGGCGCGCGCATGGCGCCGCCGGGCACGGTCAGGTAGGGGGCACCCGCCCCGTCCGTGCCCAGATCCACGGTCAGCGGCGGGGCGGCGGGGTCCATCTCCAGTGCCGTGGCCGCCGCCGCGTCACCGAATAGGGGCGCCACCGCCCGATCGTCCGGGTCCAGGATGCGGCTGGTGGTATCACCGGCCAGCAGCAGGGCGCGGCGCGGACGGCCATCGGGGTGCGGCAACAGCGACGCCAGCGCCGAGCCCGCCGCCCACAGGCCGTAGACGTATCCGGAACAGCCCAGGGACAGGTCGAAGGCGGCCACCGTCTTGGGCAGGCCCAACCGCCGCTGCACCAGGCAGGCGGTGGCCGGCAGCACCTGGTCGTGGGTCTGGCTGACAAACACCAGCAGGTCGATGTCGGCGGCATCCCAGCCCAGACCGGACAGCAGGGCCTGCGCCGCCGGCACCGCCAGGTCGGACGTGCATTGGTCCGGTGCCGCCAAATGGCGAGCGTGGATGCCGGTGGCGGCGGCCAAGCGGCGGGCGGCATCGTCGCCGAAGCGCGCCGCCACGTCCGCCGTTTCCTCCACCCCGGCCGGCAATGCCGAAACGATGCCCCGCACCGCCACGCCGTTCAACCGGGCCAACGCCATCAAGCTTCTCCCATCAGCAGGTGATGCCGCCGTCGACCACCAAGGTCTGCCCGGTCATATAGGCGGCCCCCGGCCCCAGCAGGAAGCGCACCACCGGCACCACGTCGTCCGCCCTACCCAGGCGGCCCAGCGGCGTGCGCCGCACGATCTGGTCGCGCTGGCCGGGCGCAAGGGTGGATGACATTTCCGTCTCCAGATATCCGGGCGCCACCGAATTGACGGTGATGCCACGCCGCCCCACCTCGCGCGCCAGGGCGCGGGTCAGGCCATCCAGCCCAGCCTTGGTGGCGGCATAGGCGGCCAGGCCGGAATAACCGCGCTGCCCGATGATGGAGGAGATGTTGATGATGCGCCCGCCCGCCGGCTGGGCGGTGGCCGGCCGGCGCAGCAGGTGGCGCAAGGCCGCGCGCGCCGCCTGGATGGCACCGTTCAGGTTGGTCTGGATCAGCGTGTCGATCTCCACCTGCGGCAGGGTGGCCAGGATGCCCTCACGCGCGATGCCGGCGTTGTTGACCAGGCCGTAGAGGCCGCCAGCCCAGGCCACCGCCGCATCGACGAAAGCCGTCACC
The DNA window shown above is from Azospirillaceae bacterium and carries:
- a CDS encoding tetratricopeptide repeat protein → MASVAEALNEALRHHRDGALEPAEVLYRRILAAVPDHGDALNLLAVLCLQTQRAADALDLATRATAANPGAPSFHATRADAAAMAGRPAIEAEALAAALSLGPTGAPAAVLHRRRGRALAASGDAAGAVQAFRAAAAAIPDGAPEAIDILDDLAVMLTRTGDGAEAEARFAEILRLRPGHAGATRNLASLWLNRAAAHLAQGQATEAAGLARRAADLDPKRREAWARLGLALMALNRLGEAGDALRQADALTDPAAMDEEATEILINLGFVETRLGRFDVAAAVLDRALALAPARPEALNHLGILHHAQGRLDAAAAAFRRAMAAGPADHRAPTNLATVLKDQGDDAQAETLYAQALALAPDEPAVHWQRALARLMAGDFAAGWAGYEWRGRAGQVPPPAPGLDLIPEWRDPGMVPRGRLLLHAEQGHGDTLQFARYAPLLAAAGGPTKVGLMVQPALARLMTGSFPGVTVLPSDTAIDPADWDIRAPLMGLPHRLGTTLDTIPVTCPYLVPPAEAAATWRDRLASMAPAGVRNVGLVWAGDAREDDPVSALIDRRRSLPLTALAPLGHTGRGNTLRFISLQKGRPASQASMAPFPLVDWTAELGDFADTAALVSNLDLVITVDTAVAHLAGALGRPVWVLSRTDGCWRWLRNRTDSPWYPTMRLYRQAAWDDWGATITEVADDLAAFTRLPTGPAPQP
- a CDS encoding ketoacyl-ACP synthase III, which translates into the protein MALARLNGVAVRGIVSALPAGVEETADVAARFGDDAARRLAAATGIHARHLAAPDQCTSDLAVPAAQALLSGLGWDAADIDLLVFVSQTHDQVLPATACLVQRRLGLPKTVAAFDLSLGCSGYVYGLWAAGSALASLLPHPDGRPRRALLLAGDTTSRILDPDDRAVAPLFGDAAAATALEMDPAAPPLTVDLGTDGAGAPYLTVPGGAMRAPGTPPRLFMDGTQVFAFTLREVPAAIATTLDAAGWDAADVDRFVLHQANEMMIRRLGQKIGADERRLVLALARHGNTSSASVPLALTHAVAEDLKAGPLRLLLSGFGVGWSWATAAATLGPLAVCETIILPSPQAPGAAIRPLG
- a CDS encoding tetratricopeptide repeat-containing glycosyltransferase family protein yields the protein MATVEKALKLALEHRDAGRLADAMAVLTEVLHLAPPGHPQVAEARRALSRILVGRAAPLADEGRAVEALPLYQQSVAVLRDGGLPPEPELWNGLGACLLQARRADEAADAFRGAITADPRYAEAYSNLGNALKALKQLDAAVATYRKALQLYPNAAEIHTNLGTALAELKRPAEALAAYEEAVRLSPGFVGGWLNVGMGRRAMGDLDGAVTAYHRALALDPAFFRAWTALGVSLYDLGRFDEAIAAAEKSLALKPDGVEANWNLALAQLLLGRFQEGWPRYEWRRHSRTTPLRTFDRPDWNGQPFPGRTLLVHVEQGLGDVLMAARYLPLAAALGGKVVMEAPPELASLLASLTRTGNIELAPTGRALPPFDLQCPIMSLPGLFRAGLAPIPADVPYLAVDEARRDRWRGRLAGTTSGALKVGLVWAGNPGFTGDRWRSPRLPAFAPVLAVPGVHFFGLQMGDGRRDLDGTRLPDAFTDLGAEIGDMADTAAILGELDLLISSCTAPVHLAGALGRPVWVVLPRAPDWRWGLDRPDSAWYPTARLYRQPVRGDWATVMNDVAENLSCHVKEMARDGVYF
- a CDS encoding flagellin; the protein is MATDSVSLSSAMRSNLLLLQQTTTSANKLETQLSTGNKVNSALDGPTAYFAAQSLNQRASDLSTLKDSMTQAVSTIKAGNQGITSIQDMVTQAQGLLTTAYANLGSDASSVSTRKSLATQFNAIKDQIDKLAGDSGYSGKNLVAGNGQSFAASSTSVASANSITAISNAKVTNITSADTYSLRVSGTGAVTGSAGDIADTETNRGLFGLKVSGTLSSTAGNFSDISVQIRGSVGQTRSVVVTEGDESRTINFFDNTQSATNTLQAAGSSGVAQKSQVTITGNVDEGDTFTATVNGRTFTYTASAGDVSAADPTTRQASIASGLQNVVKNGLQASGFTVGTASGGSFTITASGTTGTANSFTLGTSASNALTKDISLSFSSGTVVSFTIDRASLEALGTAGNGTSTIEKNVDIAVTATDLNGVSITRSGDNERGSAKLSDGENAFAFDSGTVRLNVASANILQAASANGAANLTTAQTTAAGTTNDLSVQFNETNTSGLTVAATNVTTSGQGLAIDYAQNDFLDRSDIDKASAQLTNATNVLRAASQTLSTNLNIIQTRSDFTDAFNNVLQDGADSLTQVDQNSAGAQLLALQTKQSLGTTTLSLANQAQQSILKLF
- a CDS encoding SDR family oxidoreductase, whose amino-acid sequence is MSDHIIVTGGSRGLGLALARALLEDGWRVSTCARSPTAEVADLAEKYADRFLFQPAQVGDAAQVTAFVDAAVAWAGGLYGLVNNAGIAREGILATLPQVEIDTLIQTNLNGAIQAARAALRHLLRRPATAQPAGGRIINISSIIGQRGYSGLAAYAATKAGLDGLTRALAREVGRRGITVNSVAPGYLETEMSSTLAPGQRDQIVRRTPLGRLGRADDVVPVVRFLLGPGAAYMTGQTLVVDGGITC
- a CDS encoding flagellar biosynthesis repressor FlbT, which gives rise to MPLKLVLRPGEKLIVNGAVIGVGDHPVSLFFYNKVNFLRGREILKEENCDTIEKRLYFIIQLIYIFPEDAATNLVHFGAILEEARAQHPEKNGLFDEVQTLVQEGNNYRALKLCRKLFDIKETNGDPAPAQQPKPPVEVVRRRRKAPAPAEE